In the genome of Fusobacterium necrogenes, one region contains:
- the treB gene encoding PTS trehalose transporter subunit IIBC has protein sequence MAEINEKFREDALKVIEGVGGKDNISSVTHCMTRLRFVLKDTDKADIKKLEAIKSVKGSFTSGGQFQIIIGNTVAEFYKTMTALFDLKEVSKEESKEYAKKNMNPLERFLSTMAEIFVPLLPAIICGGLILGFRNLIGDIQFGGQTLAQAHPFWATVYNFLWLIGEAIFHFLPVGITWSVVRKMGGSQILGIILGITLVSPQLMNAYNIGKATPEAWDFIAFSIDKVGYQAQVIPAILAGLTLGYIETKLNKVVHEAVRIVIVPLISLVITVFLAHAIIGPVGRILGDFVGHIFQVLLTGKFAVIGSIIFGFLYAPLVITGIHHTTNAVEFTLIQQLGGTMIFPLLALSNISQATASLAMSISSKEVKKDVAIPAAISAYLGVTEPALYGVNIKYKYPMICAMIGSACGAGICGFFGVMANSIGVGGLPGILTVKPQYWLVYLVAMIVTISVTFISTFIFTKKKATI, from the coding sequence ATGGCAGAGATTAATGAAAAATTTAGAGAAGACGCTTTAAAAGTAATAGAGGGAGTTGGAGGAAAGGATAATATCTCCTCAGTTACTCACTGTATGACTAGACTTCGTTTTGTATTAAAGGATACAGATAAAGCTGATATAAAAAAATTAGAAGCAATTAAAAGTGTAAAAGGAAGTTTTACAAGTGGAGGACAATTTCAAATAATTATTGGAAATACAGTGGCAGAATTTTATAAAACTATGACAGCTCTTTTTGATTTAAAAGAGGTCTCTAAAGAGGAAAGTAAAGAGTATGCTAAGAAAAATATGAATCCTTTAGAGAGATTTTTATCTACTATGGCAGAGATATTTGTACCTTTACTGCCAGCAATTATCTGTGGTGGACTTATCTTAGGATTTAGAAATCTTATTGGAGATATTCAATTTGGTGGACAAACTTTAGCTCAAGCTCATCCTTTCTGGGCTACAGTATATAATTTTCTTTGGCTGATTGGAGAGGCAATATTTCATTTTCTACCTGTTGGTATCACTTGGTCAGTTGTTAGAAAAATGGGAGGAAGTCAAATACTAGGAATAATTTTAGGTATCACTTTAGTTTCTCCACAACTTATGAATGCTTACAACATAGGTAAAGCTACTCCTGAAGCTTGGGATTTTATTGCATTCTCTATAGATAAAGTAGGTTATCAAGCTCAAGTTATTCCAGCTATCTTAGCAGGACTTACTCTTGGATATATAGAAACTAAGCTTAATAAAGTTGTTCATGAAGCTGTTAGAATTGTTATTGTTCCTTTAATCTCTTTAGTGATTACTGTATTTTTAGCTCACGCTATAATCGGTCCAGTAGGAAGAATCTTAGGAGATTTTGTAGGACATATATTCCAAGTACTGCTTACTGGTAAATTTGCTGTGATAGGTTCTATTATCTTTGGTTTCTTATATGCTCCACTAGTTATTACAGGAATACATCACACTACTAATGCTGTTGAATTTACTCTTATTCAACAATTAGGTGGAACAATGATATTCCCCCTACTAGCTCTAAGTAATATCTCTCAAGCTACTGCTTCATTAGCTATGAGTATCTCTTCTAAAGAGGTAAAAAAAGATGTAGCTATTCCTGCTGCTATCTCAGCTTATTTAGGTGTTACTGAGCCAGCTCTTTATGGAGTTAATATTAAATATAAATACCCTATGATTTGTGCTATGATTGGTTCAGCTTGTGGTGCTGGTATTTGTGGATTCTTTGGAGTAATGGCTAATAGTATTGGAGTAGGAGGATTACCAGGAATATTAACTGTTAAACCTCAATATTGGTTAGTATATTTAGTAGCTATGATTGTCACTATCTCTGTAACTTTCATCTCTACATTTATCTTCACAAAGAAAAAAGCCACTATTTAA
- a CDS encoding ABC transporter permease has protein sequence MYKRRFYIIILIFFIWYLGSIFKLWNSFIIPPPEKVIKSFFILSKNGKLLNSVAISLRRVIIGFGISIFFALPLGIVFGIKPKLYEYFKNLLEFMRHVPPLALVPMIILWFGIGELSKIVIIILASFFPIFLNSLKGIVSCDEKYIEVGKVFNLTHMEIFKKIILPSAIPDILLGLKLGLGYSWRAIIAAELIASSSGIGYLILDAQQISRSDIVVVGILSIGFLGMITDYIFSIFTDKYLKKRKGSLYERVI, from the coding sequence ATGTATAAAAGAAGATTTTATATAATTATACTTATATTTTTCATATGGTATTTAGGTTCAATTTTTAAATTATGGAATAGTTTTATAATTCCACCTCCTGAAAAGGTAATAAAAAGTTTTTTTATTTTATCAAAAAATGGAAAATTACTAAATAGCGTAGCTATAAGTTTAAGAAGAGTTATAATAGGTTTTGGAATATCTATATTTTTTGCTCTTCCTCTTGGAATAGTATTTGGTATAAAGCCTAAATTATATGAGTATTTTAAAAATCTGTTGGAATTTATGAGGCATGTTCCTCCATTAGCTCTAGTTCCAATGATAATACTCTGGTTTGGAATAGGAGAGTTATCAAAAATAGTGATAATAATATTAGCTAGTTTTTTTCCCATATTTTTAAATTCACTAAAAGGGATAGTAAGTTGTGATGAGAAATATATAGAGGTTGGGAAAGTTTTTAATTTAACTCATATGGAGATATTTAAAAAGATAATATTACCAAGTGCTATTCCAGATATACTTCTAGGATTAAAGTTGGGGCTTGGTTATAGTTGGAGAGCAATAATAGCAGCGGAACTTATAGCTTCATCTTCAGGGATAGGATATCTAATTTTAGATGCCCAACAAATATCTAGGTCAGATATAGTAGTTGTTGGTATATTATCCATAGGATTTTTAGGAATGATTACAGATTACATATTTTCTATTTTTACTGATAAATATTTAAAAAAAAGAAAAGGAAGCTTATATGAGAGGGTTATATAG
- the folP gene encoding dihydropteroate synthase, with amino-acid sequence MIYKRLKRDFQILKCREKELELGKRTLIMGILNVTPDSFSDGGEHNTVEEAVKYAKKMIVEGVDIIDIGGESTRPGHTKIDEEEEITRVIPVIKKIVELGVIVSIDTYKYKVAEAAFEAGAHILNDIWGLQYDNGEMARVVKKYKVPMIAMHNQIGKEYRGDIIWCMKEFFKKTYEIAERYEIPRENIILDPGIGFGKGIEENLEVLSRLQELREIGRLLLGTSRKRFIGTILNDLPPQERVEGTVATTVLAIEKGVDIVRVHDIVPNKRAAMVADKIVRK; translated from the coding sequence ATGATATACAAAAGATTAAAAAGAGATTTTCAAATTTTAAAATGTAGAGAGAAAGAGTTAGAGTTAGGAAAAAGAACTTTAATAATGGGAATACTAAATGTTACACCTGATTCTTTTTCGGATGGAGGGGAGCATAATACAGTAGAAGAAGCTGTAAAATATGCGAAAAAGATGATTGTAGAGGGTGTCGATATTATTGATATCGGTGGAGAATCTACAAGGCCAGGACATACTAAGATAGATGAAGAAGAAGAGATAACTAGAGTTATACCAGTAATAAAAAAAATTGTAGAATTAGGTGTGATTGTATCTATTGATACATATAAATATAAAGTTGCAGAAGCAGCTTTTGAAGCAGGAGCCCATATATTAAATGATATATGGGGATTACAATATGATAATGGAGAAATGGCAAGGGTAGTAAAAAAATATAAAGTTCCTATGATTGCTATGCATAATCAAATTGGAAAGGAATATAGAGGAGATATTATCTGGTGTATGAAAGAGTTCTTTAAGAAAACTTATGAGATAGCTGAAAGATATGAAATACCTAGAGAAAATATCATTTTAGATCCTGGAATTGGTTTTGGAAAGGGAATAGAAGAAAATTTAGAAGTGCTTTCAAGATTACAAGAACTAAGAGAAATTGGAAGATTACTTTTAGGAACATCTAGAAAGAGATTTATAGGAACAATATTGAATGATTTACCACCTCAAGAAAGGGTAGAAGGAACAGTTGCTACTACTGTTTTAGCGATAGAAAAAGGTGTTGATATAGTGAGAGTGCATGATATAGTACCTAATAAGAGAGCAGCTATGGTAGCAGATAAGATAGTAAGAAAATAG
- a CDS encoding alpha/beta hydrolase has protein sequence MQKQLYKIFFITALLLATSSFTYSIDTSSKEDEQRAEQPVRKKDILDINSIKNKYLDISYAPISEAQKLDIYLPDEKKEKYPVIIFIHGGAWMSGDKRENFSLPILRGLKEGYAVVSINYRLSGEATFPAAIEDVKAAIRFIRANANKFNLDAEQITLFGRSSGANLATLAGVTSGTTKFDNPELGNSDVSSSVHAVVAWFPPINLLTMDKELKNLGIRPQLRGAAVEDPNQPISDEVHGAADSPASLYMGKKLSEIPELVNENNPTNYISENSPHFFIEHGTSDNVVPYTQSVTFAEKLKEISKNKVEIELVIGAKHGGPAFTTEENLNRIYEFINSVNNK, from the coding sequence ATGCAAAAACAATTATATAAAATATTTTTTATAACTGCTTTACTTTTAGCTACTTCATCTTTTACATATAGTATTGATACTTCTTCTAAAGAAGATGAGCAAAGAGCGGAGCAACCAGTTAGAAAGAAAGATATTTTAGATATTAATTCAATAAAAAATAAATATTTGGATATTAGCTATGCTCCAATATCAGAAGCACAAAAGTTAGATATCTATCTACCTGATGAAAAGAAAGAAAAATATCCAGTAATAATCTTTATACATGGTGGAGCATGGATGTCTGGAGATAAGAGAGAGAATTTTTCTCTTCCTATCTTAAGAGGATTAAAAGAGGGATATGCAGTTGTAAGTATCAACTATCGACTTAGTGGAGAAGCCACATTTCCTGCTGCTATTGAAGATGTTAAAGCTGCTATTCGTTTTATAAGAGCAAATGCTAATAAATTTAATTTAGATGCTGAGCAAATAACACTTTTTGGAAGATCATCTGGAGCTAACCTTGCCACTTTAGCAGGAGTAACTAGCGGTACAACTAAATTTGATAATCCAGAATTGGGAAACTCTGATGTTTCTAGTTCTGTTCATGCTGTAGTTGCATGGTTTCCACCTATAAATTTATTAACTATGGATAAAGAGTTAAAAAATCTAGGAATAAGACCTCAATTACGTGGTGCTGCTGTTGAAGACCCTAATCAACCTATAAGTGATGAAGTACATGGTGCTGCTGATTCTCCAGCATCACTATACATGGGAAAAAAATTATCTGAAATTCCTGAGTTAGTAAATGAAAATAATCCTACTAACTATATTTCTGAAAATTCTCCTCACTTCTTTATTGAACATGGAACTTCTGACAATGTTGTCCCTTATACACAGTCTGTAACTTTCGCTGAAAAATTAAAAGAAATATCTAAAAATAAAGTTGAGATTGAACTTGTAATTGGGGCAAAACATGGTGGTCCAGCATTTACAACTGAAGAAAACTTAAATCGTATTTACGAATTTATAAATAGTGTTAATAACAAATAA
- a CDS encoding MarR family transcriptional regulator, with amino-acid sequence MIKIDLLGYNLCVTAKKFSQLLTEKFKEYDITPEQWVIVRILFESDIQLSQKELAIKSQKDQNTVTAIIDKLEKKGYVERVKSNEDKRIFNIILKEKIKKNIKTLYEIDENLTKEICKNLTQVEVDNLEKSLKSLSNEIDIKLKTLREI; translated from the coding sequence GTGATAAAAATAGATTTACTTGGTTATAATCTTTGTGTTACAGCTAAAAAATTCTCTCAACTTTTAACTGAAAAGTTTAAAGAGTATGACATTACCCCTGAACAATGGGTTATAGTTAGAATACTTTTTGAAAGTGATATCCAACTTTCTCAAAAAGAATTAGCTATAAAATCTCAAAAAGACCAGAATACAGTTACAGCAATAATAGATAAGCTAGAGAAAAAAGGGTATGTTGAAAGAGTTAAAAGTAATGAGGATAAAAGAATTTTCAACATTATTTTGAAAGAAAAAATAAAAAAGAATATAAAAACTCTATATGAAATTGATGAAAACTTAACAAAAGAAATTTGTAAAAATCTAACTCAAGTTGAAGTTGATAATTTAGAAAAAAGTCTAAAATCACTTTCAAATGAAATAGATATAAAATTAAAAACTTTAAGAGAAATTTAG
- a CDS encoding NrtA/SsuA/CpmA family ABC transporter substrate-binding protein has translation MLKKIMVLISMVLVLLLGACGKEKKVENINLTYVKSPLNIPSILEKNLKMFDKEFEKDGIKINFYELTTGPEQTNALAAGELDFLHALGGTSAIIAASNGVDLKITNVYSRSPKGFMILSKKDDINTPESLKGKKIGGPKGTILHQVLVGYLGKGNLKEEDVEFINMGLPDALAAMESGHIDAALLAGPVALKAIKNGAKVVSNGEGLTQGLVVTAVSGKFLKENPELVKRFLKVNEEAVKYIDENFENTLKITAEDVGLTKEEVLELYPLYDFNPEIREADIQDLIETQEFLIKNGMQENRIDINSIIAK, from the coding sequence ATGTTAAAAAAGATAATGGTTTTAATAAGTATGGTTTTAGTGTTATTATTAGGTGCATGTGGAAAGGAAAAAAAAGTTGAAAATATAAATTTGACTTATGTTAAATCTCCATTAAATATTCCATCTATATTAGAAAAAAATTTAAAAATGTTTGATAAAGAGTTTGAAAAAGATGGAATAAAGATAAATTTTTATGAATTGACAACAGGACCAGAACAAACTAATGCCTTAGCAGCTGGAGAGTTAGATTTTTTACATGCACTAGGTGGAACTTCTGCTATAATAGCAGCTTCCAATGGAGTAGATTTAAAAATTACCAATGTATATAGTAGGTCACCAAAGGGATTTATGATTCTTTCAAAAAAAGATGATATAAATACTCCTGAGTCATTGAAAGGGAAAAAAATTGGAGGACCAAAGGGAACAATACTTCATCAAGTATTAGTTGGATATTTAGGAAAAGGAAATCTTAAAGAGGAAGATGTAGAGTTTATAAATATGGGACTTCCTGATGCTTTAGCAGCTATGGAAAGTGGACATATAGATGCAGCCCTACTTGCTGGACCTGTAGCTTTAAAAGCTATAAAAAATGGCGCTAAGGTAGTAAGTAATGGGGAAGGGTTGACACAAGGGCTAGTAGTTACAGCTGTAAGTGGAAAATTTTTAAAAGAGAATCCAGAGTTAGTTAAGAGATTTTTAAAAGTCAATGAAGAAGCAGTAAAATATATTGATGAAAATTTTGAAAATACTTTAAAAATAACAGCTGAAGATGTAGGGTTAACAAAGGAAGAGGTACTAGAGTTATATCCACTATATGATTTTAATCCAGAGATAAGGGAGGCAGATATTCAAGATTTAATAGAGACACAAGAGTTTTTAATAAAAAATGGTATGCAAGAGAATAGAATAGATATAAATAGTATTATAGCTAAATAG
- the folK gene encoding 2-amino-4-hydroxy-6-hydroxymethyldihydropteridine diphosphokinase → MDKIYINNLEFIGFHGVFLEEKKLGQKFLVSLELTIDTREAAKTGDLTKSVHYGLVAQDVEKIFLEKSIDLIETCAENIAEMVLKKYKLVKEVKIIIKKPWAPLQMHFENVAIEITRKWHKIYLSLGSNMGDKQANLLEAIKRIGNLESTEIVKSSRMLETEPFGYLEQDNFLNACLEIKTLMTAQEFLKEILQIELDMGRVRELKWGPRIIDIDILFYDKEIIEEDNLVVPHPWICEREFVLEPLAEIAPNYIHPLEKKTISILDKKLKEGEKKKWRLENLKD, encoded by the coding sequence ATGGATAAAATTTATATAAATAACTTAGAGTTTATAGGATTTCATGGAGTTTTTCTTGAAGAGAAAAAGTTAGGGCAAAAATTTTTAGTATCTTTAGAGCTTACTATTGATACAAGAGAAGCTGCTAAAACTGGTGATTTAACAAAATCAGTTCACTATGGTCTAGTAGCTCAAGATGTAGAAAAGATTTTTTTAGAAAAAAGTATAGATTTGATAGAAACATGTGCTGAAAATATAGCTGAAATGGTGTTAAAAAAATATAAGTTAGTAAAAGAGGTAAAAATTATTATAAAAAAACCTTGGGCGCCTTTACAGATGCATTTTGAAAATGTAGCCATAGAAATTACTAGAAAATGGCATAAAATCTATCTTTCATTAGGAAGTAATATGGGAGATAAACAGGCAAATCTTTTAGAAGCTATTAAAAGAATAGGTAATTTAGAAAGTACGGAGATAGTTAAAAGTAGTCGAATGTTAGAGACGGAACCTTTTGGGTATTTGGAACAAGATAATTTTTTAAATGCTTGTTTAGAAATAAAAACTCTTATGACAGCACAGGAATTTTTAAAGGAAATTTTACAAATAGAACTAGATATGGGAAGAGTTAGAGAATTAAAATGGGGACCAAGAATAATAGACATTGATATATTATTTTACGATAAAGAGATAATTGAGGAGGATAATTTAGTTGTACCTCATCCTTGGATTTGTGAAAGAGAGTTTGTATTGGAACCATTGGCTGAGATCGCACCGAATTATATACATCCTTTGGAAAAAAAAACAATATCTATATTAGATAAAAAATTAAAAGAGGGTGAAAAAAAGAAATGGAGATTAGAAAACTTGAAAGATTAG
- a CDS encoding ABC transporter ATP-binding protein, producing MRGLYRVKNLTKTYERKEVFKNLDLEIKNDEITVILGKSGCGKTTLMRILSKLDEDIQGEVKFYDENNLETQGRYGVVFQESRLLPWLTVEENITIHGRKESVDGYLEMIGLGEYRKSYPQELSGGMAQRVALARALSYEPDTLFMDEPFSALDYFTRRQLQKELLKIYEKTKIGVIFVTHNLDEALALAHRVLVIKEGNIIEFRIDKNYPREIEDMELIKLKGKIIDLIEN from the coding sequence ATGAGAGGGTTATATAGAGTAAAAAACTTAACTAAAACCTATGAAAGAAAAGAGGTTTTTAAAAATTTAGATTTAGAGATAAAAAATGATGAAATAACAGTTATCTTGGGAAAAAGTGGCTGTGGAAAAACTACTTTAATGAGAATACTATCTAAATTAGATGAAGATATTCAAGGGGAAGTGAAATTTTATGATGAAAATAATTTAGAGACTCAAGGAAGGTATGGAGTAGTTTTTCAAGAGAGTAGATTATTACCTTGGCTTACTGTAGAGGAGAATATAACTATTCATGGGAGAAAAGAGAGTGTAGATGGATATTTAGAGATGATAGGACTGGGGGAGTATAGGAAAAGTTACCCTCAAGAACTATCTGGAGGAATGGCTCAAAGAGTAGCATTAGCTAGAGCTTTAAGTTATGAGCCAGATACTCTGTTTATGGACGAGCCTTTTTCAGCTTTAGATTATTTTACAAGAAGACAATTGCAAAAAGAGTTATTAAAAATCTATGAGAAAACAAAGATAGGAGTAATTTTTGTAACACATAATTTAGATGAAGCACTAGCACTAGCTCATAGAGTTTTAGTTATAAAAGAGGGAAACATAATAGAATTTAGAATAGATAAAAATTATCCAAGAGAGATAGAGGATATGGAGTTAATAAAGTTAAAAGGTAAAATAATAGATTTAATAGAAAATTAA
- the trxA gene encoding thioredoxin yields the protein MAILHITKENFEKEVLQSKEPVLVDFWASWCGPCKALAPILDDIDSELAGNVKVVKINIDEEEELAAQFRVMSIPTLLLFKNGEVVNKSVGLSPKEEVMAFAKS from the coding sequence ATGGCAATTTTGCATATAACAAAAGAGAATTTTGAAAAGGAGGTACTACAATCAAAAGAGCCAGTATTAGTTGATTTTTGGGCTTCTTGGTGTGGACCTTGTAAAGCATTAGCACCTATTTTGGATGATATAGACTCAGAATTAGCTGGGAATGTGAAAGTAGTAAAAATTAATATAGATGAAGAGGAAGAATTAGCAGCTCAATTTAGAGTAATGAGTATTCCAACTCTTTTACTTTTCAAGAATGGAGAGGTAGTTAATAAATCAGTTGGGCTTTCTCCAAAAGAAGAAGTAATGGCCTTTGCAAAGTCTTAA
- a CDS encoding YczE/YyaS/YitT family protein, with product MNHFKRIIIYCIGLFIMAIGVTFSVKSNLGVSPVNAIPYVVSLISGLDQGLCVSVIFCSYIILQVFILKKDFKFHSLLQIICASLFGYFVSFSNMIFYFTPSENYIIRLIYMLVSIVLIGIGVYLYLEAKLVPLPAEGVMMALKEKTIFEFHNIKMGFDVTTVVIAVIISFIFLENISGVREGTIIAAILVGKVVGILTKLNLKRII from the coding sequence ATGAATCATTTTAAAAGAATTATTATTTATTGTATTGGACTATTTATTATGGCTATTGGAGTAACATTTTCTGTAAAATCTAATTTAGGAGTATCTCCAGTTAATGCTATACCCTATGTTGTAAGTTTAATCTCTGGATTAGATCAAGGATTATGTGTATCAGTTATTTTTTGTAGTTATATTATTTTACAGGTTTTTATCTTAAAAAAAGATTTTAAATTTCATAGCTTATTACAAATTATATGTGCAAGCCTATTTGGTTACTTTGTTTCTTTTTCAAATATGATATTTTACTTTACACCTTCTGAAAATTATATAATTAGACTAATCTATATGTTAGTTAGTATTGTTCTAATTGGAATTGGTGTTTATCTATATTTAGAAGCTAAACTTGTTCCACTACCTGCTGAAGGCGTTATGATGGCACTTAAAGAAAAAACTATCTTTGAGTTCCATAATATAAAAATGGGATTTGACGTTACTACAGTTGTAATAGCTGTTATTATCTCTTTTATATTCTTAGAAAATATTTCTGGAGTGAGAGAGGGAACTATTATTGCTGCTATTCTTGTAGGAAAAGTTGTAGGTATACTAACAAAATTAAATTTAAAGAGAATAATTTAA
- a CDS encoding antitoxin translates to MDNLIITVGTSLIENYIKHNPEKENITKDDILSFYEKEKIEDLRDRRFGLEIISIENLRKKDIFSGRHLFMITHDTVNGRLAGEVLEEFFLSKGIVRRVTRKAVEKMNKRNPDEFRTKGLRNLVEEVGDIVEQVGNKYNIAVCTVGGYTAEIFMVSLMAQILGIKSYFMFREFEDVTEIPPLPIKIDYNYYLENKEFFNTISNNERLEKEKVEKYLNENLELSYFLEEVKDGEKTYVELSAMGDFYLKTVKNCKYLPRRTTNVPVSEKEIPSSTITERPQELDDMLSLLKGSPYVNKLKVVFHNPNRKLKVSKFFILDSDDFESTLALEMKTSMGGFRVDIYTVADTKKEYEALMVYFNENFL, encoded by the coding sequence TTGGATAATTTAATAATTACAGTAGGAACAAGTTTAATAGAAAACTATATTAAACATAATCCAGAGAAAGAAAATATTACTAAAGATGATATTTTAAGCTTTTATGAAAAAGAAAAAATTGAAGATTTACGAGATAGAAGATTTGGATTAGAAATAATTTCGATAGAAAATTTAAGAAAGAAAGATATTTTTTCAGGAAGACATCTATTTATGATAACACATGATACTGTAAATGGAAGATTAGCTGGAGAGGTATTGGAGGAATTTTTCTTAAGTAAAGGAATAGTAAGAAGGGTTACTAGAAAAGCTGTTGAAAAGATGAATAAAAGAAATCCTGATGAATTTAGAACAAAAGGATTAAGAAATCTAGTAGAAGAAGTTGGAGATATAGTAGAGCAAGTTGGAAATAAATATAATATAGCCGTATGTACAGTTGGAGGTTATACAGCAGAGATATTTATGGTAAGTCTTATGGCTCAAATTCTTGGAATTAAATCATATTTTATGTTTAGAGAGTTTGAAGATGTTACTGAGATACCACCTTTACCTATAAAGATAGACTATAACTATTATTTAGAAAATAAAGAGTTTTTCAATACTATTTCAAATAATGAGAGATTAGAAAAAGAAAAAGTTGAAAAATATTTAAATGAAAATTTAGAGTTATCTTATTTCTTAGAAGAGGTAAAAGATGGAGAAAAAACTTATGTAGAATTATCTGCAATGGGAGATTTTTACTTAAAGACTGTTAAAAATTGTAAATATTTACCAAGAAGAACTACTAATGTTCCTGTAAGTGAAAAAGAGATACCATCTTCAACAATCACAGAGAGACCACAAGAGTTAGATGATATGTTAAGTCTATTAAAAGGTTCTCCATATGTAAATAAGTTAAAAGTTGTATTCCATAATCCAAATAGAAAATTAAAAGTTTCTAAATTCTTTATTTTAGATAGTGATGATTTTGAGAGTACATTAGCTCTTGAAATGAAAACTTCTATGGGAGGATTTAGAGTAGATATATATACTGTAGCTGATACTAAGAAAGAGTATGAAGCTCTAATGGTATATTTCAATGAAAACTTTCTATAA
- a CDS encoding butyryl-CoA:acetate CoA-transferase has product MSIFREEYQKKLVTAEQAAKVVKSGDYVDYGWCVTTTVAFDKALAKRMPELTDINLRGGVLLWEPEVFKIQSPEKHFTWNSWHASGLERKLISKGLGFYIPLRYSEMPRYYRDGAAKVDVAVMQVTPMDESGYFNFSVSPSHAMAVCEVAKTIILEVNKNLPVCQGGFEHAIHISKVDMVIEGDNPMPAILPAPTPSEVDMKVAELIVEELKDGCCIQLGIGAMPTAVGSLIAKSNLKDLSVHSEMYVDSFVEMAKAGKVTGTHKNSNRFRQVFTFAAGGKEMYEYLNNNSELMAAPVDYVNDIRIISSIDNFISINNAVDIDLFGQVNAESAGSKHISGAGGQLDFVLGAYLSKGGKSFICLSSTYKTKDGQLKSRIRPMLEEGSIVTDTRSNVQYIVTEYGKVNLKGKSVFERAKLLISIAHPDFREELKEEARKLGIWKD; this is encoded by the coding sequence ATGTCGATATTTAGAGAAGAATATCAAAAAAAATTAGTAACAGCAGAACAAGCAGCAAAGGTAGTTAAATCTGGGGATTATGTAGATTATGGTTGGTGTGTAACTACGACAGTAGCTTTTGATAAAGCATTAGCAAAAAGAATGCCAGAGTTAACTGATATTAATTTAAGAGGTGGAGTACTTTTATGGGAACCGGAAGTATTTAAAATTCAAAGTCCAGAGAAGCATTTTACTTGGAATTCGTGGCATGCAAGTGGATTAGAAAGAAAATTGATATCTAAGGGATTGGGATTTTATATTCCATTGAGATACTCTGAGATGCCAAGGTACTATAGAGATGGAGCAGCAAAGGTAGATGTAGCAGTTATGCAGGTAACACCTATGGATGAATCAGGATATTTTAATTTTAGTGTTAGTCCTTCCCACGCAATGGCTGTATGTGAAGTAGCAAAAACAATAATTCTTGAGGTAAATAAGAATCTTCCGGTATGTCAAGGGGGATTTGAACATGCAATTCATATTTCTAAGGTTGATATGGTTATAGAAGGTGATAATCCTATGCCAGCTATTTTACCAGCACCTACTCCTTCAGAAGTTGATATGAAAGTAGCAGAGTTAATAGTTGAGGAATTAAAAGATGGATGTTGTATTCAATTGGGAATTGGAGCTATGCCTACAGCAGTAGGATCTTTAATAGCAAAATCTAATTTAAAAGATTTAAGCGTACATTCAGAAATGTATGTTGATTCTTTTGTTGAGATGGCAAAAGCTGGAAAAGTTACAGGAACACATAAAAATTCAAATAGATTCAGACAAGTATTCACATTTGCAGCTGGAGGAAAAGAGATGTATGAATATTTAAATAACAATTCTGAGCTTATGGCAGCTCCAGTTGATTATGTAAATGATATAAGAATTATATCTTCAATAGATAATTTTATATCTATTAATAATGCTGTAGATATAGATTTATTTGGACAAGTAAATGCAGAAAGTGCAGGATCTAAGCATATAAGTGGTGCAGGAGGACAGCTTGATTTTGTATTGGGAGCTTATCTTTCAAAAGGTGGAAAAAGCTTCATATGTTTATCGTCTACATATAAGACAAAAGATGGTCAATTAAAATCTAGAATTAGACCAATGTTAGAAGAAGGATCTATTGTAACTGATACAAGATCAAATGTTCAATACATTGTAACTGAATATGGAAAAGTAAATTTAAAAGGGAAAAGTGTATTTGAAAGAGCAAAGCTTTTAATAAGTATAGCTCATCCTGATTTTAGAGAAGAACTAAAAGAGGAAGCTAGAAAATTAGGGATTTGGAAAGATTAA